One Paramisgurnus dabryanus chromosome 9, PD_genome_1.1, whole genome shotgun sequence DNA segment encodes these proteins:
- the sphkap gene encoding A-kinase anchor protein SPHKAP isoform X2, whose protein sequence is MLANLLNVLQNFTESNFQSSAMYEESVETHEVKTESTIGSSVSACKKVLCSNSVLDSSEYWLKNDKALCRIGFLEDQHEGSCPTICFINLDRHTSDHPDDSYIKKLASVCPELPRLIESLGVRQPKENEILLLSNLESPDSCHHDPSHPQSQRTADVCLVHCSCGHRPTQTNSVIFEINKFLIGLQSGQERQRHGRLAGQRTAEDDTNRSVSSIEEDFLTASEQLGEDSEDDPLKNDLEISAVPESVKVLRSAHTQKKSEIERDDSEDSETLCTSSNSQNLSKTHSTPSRGPSTTSKQVRRHANKSAGHFATNLAESVLQDAFIRLSQDEPSFAPEAAVSVSSISQHSDDVSNSTVEPSRARACSFELPKIVIVQSPDNSEDVTVGAEAHGTPQHDEVHKATTKRGTHPQHNPTLGQPAKPVEIALACAASIIGTITSPQVTEQLTLESGEEDEDEEGESETEQGEYSLSSAVCGMSQVVGAVAAVDLAEDSGDNEDSADMYSASIGLMSAAQASTAIPLHCSIAEGTSLEIFRANVAEVLLREASAVLTRRQSYSSVANFLETTHNKIVNGITNPRRSYQEQQEVDNITQEISDTIFQYALEKAEKKKELEGPGKDSPNIHGFLLDCVNNLVFDVLCVTSRKICDISKWNLGSFDLQEGNVSFRECDPDTKPGREALRQLQRLIEPSQAYNHGERHNSVERLSALIGKREREQKYVQERENEPKLKEPHRLTPNRVNTILVKEQSDLQGQLGRSEKSLDSTPLPSAESSPLHAPRGRVGGECERQLSLLSSSGALVALKMDPADSKTPVTCFAEDLATTVVSMATELAAICLENSSGKQPWFCALKGGSEGPEGLLLPCRTAAALRRKETQNGTAVTKKHRAPRLSEIKRKTEEQPELMERLVNRVVDETVNLDEPPCSDPFALFASEVTARIMNCPELNVVDTSKSGQSSRSRLQCERWSSRGKASSYGSIPEEDMDPSGTQNTLGPGNRLGHNLSRGSSISKQSSCESITDEFSRFMVNQMETEGRGFDLLLDYYAGKNASSILAAAVQQAASKKNGHLNVRTSSCLSKQSSTESITEEFYRFMLKDMDKENKEYSLTKTKEWSNSLLPPTPRSPFCIRQSSVPDRRSSDSRLTVNSPIKANSFDGFARNVHGDSLNIYPRNSVSSTGLCKSDSCLYQRGQTDHITDMLIHETWSSSIESLMRKNKIIAEPSEDSVELDSADSQPHVQLFANRLAADIVESGKSLLGGQQEVSVAACQSQVPVGEKKNGFKESHRESGGNRPSVQHQDSNVKSNSSSCMRRAWRGQREVPLIHIEADQREDVSKDAGQDRPKDREAPYQVQQQSSKESGTASKSSFAVYPLLPLSGIKNRCSSEATDPSADVEVERRSFSASSEESVSGSWAQIAPDDEPQEETTSSFIQNGNSCASSLGLADLEGFPDYSVANSLISEERERKVPPYQDQADGELYFFLYCNTHTNTNFKDICLQNKEFHVNAN, encoded by the exons ATCTGCTTCATTAACCTGGACAGGCACACCTCAGATCATCCTGATGACAGCTACATTAAG AAATTGGCTTCAGTATGCCCAGAACTGCCTCGGTTAATCGAGTCTTTGGGAGTGCGGCAACCCAAAGAAAATGAGATCCTACTTCTCAGCAACCTAGAGTCACCTGACTCCTGTCATCATGACCCCAGTCACCCACAG AGCCAGAGAACTGCTGATGTCTGTCTGGTACATTGTTCCTGTGGCCATCGCCCTACCCAGACGAACAGTGTCATTTTTGAAATCAACAAGTTTCTGATTGGTCTTCAGTCAGGCCAGGAGAGGCAGCGGCATGGCCGATTGGCTGGTCAGCGGACTGCAGAGGATGACACAAACCGCTCTGTTTCATCCATCGAGGAAGACTTCCTTACTGCTTCTGAACAGCTTGGGGAAGACAGCGAGGATGACCCACTCAAAAATG ATCTTGAGATTTCTGCTGTGCCAGAGTCAGTTAAGGTGTTAAGATCAGCCCACACTCAAAAAAAGAGTGAAATAGAGAGAGATGATAGCGAAGACTCCGAAACCCTGTGCACTTCTTCCAACTCCCAGAATCTCTCGAAAACACACTCTACCCCCTCCAGAGGCCCATCCACTACCTCAAAACAAGTCCGTCGTCATGCCAACAAATCGGCCGGTCACTTTGCCACCAATCTGGCAGAGTCTGTCCTTCAAGATGCTTTTATTCGGTTGTCACAAGATGAACCTTCTTTTGCCCCGGAGGCAGCTGTGAGTGTCTCCAGTATCTCACAACACTCAGATGATGTGAGCAACTCCACTGTTGAGCCATCAAGGGCTCGAGCCTGCTCTTTCGAACTCCCTAAAATCGTGATTGTCCAGAGTCCTGACAACAGTGAGGATGTGACAGTGGGGGCAGAAGCACATGGAACACCACAGCATGATGAAGTTCATAAGGCCACAACAAAACGTGGTACTCACCCACAGCACAATCCAACACTTGGACAACCAGCTAAACCCGTGGAAATAGCATTGGCATGTGCAGCGAGCATCATTGGTACCATTACTTCCCCTCAGGTGACAGAACAGCTCACACTGGAGTCAGGAGAGGAAGATGAGGATGAAGAAGGAGAAAGTGAAACAGAACAAGGGGAGTATTCACTTTCCTCTGCAGTATGTGGAATGTCTcaggttgttggtgcagtagcTGCGGTAGATCTTGCAGAAGACTCTGGTGATAACGAAGACTCTGCAGATATGTATTCTGCCTCTATTGGACTTATGTCAGCTGCCCAAGCATCAACTGCAATACCTCTTCACTGTAGCATTGCAGAGGGTACCAGTCTTGAGATTTTTAGAGCCAATGTGGCTGAAGTTCTCCTCAGGGAAGCTTCGGCTGTACTCACACGCAGACAAAGTTATTCAAGTGTTGCAAATTTCCTTGAGACCACGCATAACAAGATAGTGAATGGAATCACAAATCCAAGAAGATCCTATCAGGAACAACAGGAGGTGGATAATATTACGCAGGAAATATCAGACACTATCTTTCAGTATGCCCTTGAGAAAGCTGAAAAGAAAAAAGAGCTTGAGGGTCCTGGAAAAGATAGTCCAAACATTCATGGTTTCCTATTGGATTGTGTAAATAATTTGGTCTTTGATGTCCTTTGTGTTACATCAAGAAAAATctgtgacatttcaaaatggaaTTTGGGGTCATTTGACTTGCAAGAAGGAAATGTCAGCTTTAGGGAATGTGATCCCGATACCAAGCCTGGTAGAGAAGCATTGAGACAATTACAGCGATTGATTGAGCCAAGCCAGGCTTATAATCATGGTGAGAGACATAACAGTGTGGAAAGGCTTTCTGCTCTCataggaaagagagagagagagcagaaatATGTTCAGGAGAGAGAAAATGAGCCAAAACTAAAAGAACCCCACAGACTTACTCCGAATAGAGTGAATACCATTTTGGTCAAAGAGCAATCTGACCTGCAAGGCCAGCTGGGTAGGAGTGAGAAAAGTTTAGACTCTACGCCGCTCCCTTCAGCTGAAAGCTCACCACTTCATGCACCACGAGGGAGGGTGGGAGGAGAGTGCGAGAGGCAGCTTTCTTTATTGTCCTCATCAGGAGCACTTGTGGCACTTAAAATGGATCCAGCAGACTCCAAAACTCCTGTCACGTGTTTCGCAGAAGACTTGGCGACCACAGTGGTCTCCATGGCGACAGAGCTAGCGGCAATATGCCTGGAGAACTCCAGCGGAAAGCAGCCATGGTTTTGCGCCTTAAAGGGTGGTTCAGAAGGTCCGGAAGGGCTGCTTCTACCCTGCCGCACAGCTGCAGCCCTCCGCCGCAAAGAGACTCAAAATGGTACTGCAGTCACAAAGAAGCACAGAGCTCCACGCCTCAGTGAAATCAAACGTAAAACTGAAGAACAGCCTGAACTCATGGAGCGCCTGGTCAACCGTGTCGTGGATGAGACTGTCAACCTAGATGAACCCCCATGTTCTGACCCATTTGCACTTTTTGCATCAGAGGTCACAGCAAGGATAATGAACTGCCCAGAATTAAATGTGGTGGACACTTCTAAGTCTGGCCAGTCATCTCGCAGTCGTTTACAGTGTGAGAGATGGAGTAGTAGAGGGAAAGCATCAAGCTATGGGAGTATTCCAGAAGAGGACATGGATCCCTCTGGAACACAGAACACTTTGGGACCAGGAAACAGACTGGGGCATAATTTGAGCAGAGGTAGCTCTATCTCCAAGCAGTCCAGCTGTGAGAGCATTACCGATGAGTTCTCTCGGTTCATGGTGAACCAGATGGAGACAGAGGGTCGTGGATTTGACCTTCTGCTGGACTACTATGCTGGAAAAAATGCCAGCAGCATCCTTGCAGCAGCTGTTCAGCAGGCTGCCAGTAAAAAAAACGGACACCTCAATGTGCGGACATCATCTTGTCTTTCTAAGCAATCCAGCACAGAGAGTATTACAGAGGAATTTTACCGCTTCATGCTGAAAGACATGGACAAGGAGAACAAGGAGTACAGCCTGACCAAGACCAAAGAGTGGAGTAATAGTCTCTTACCCCCAACCCCCAGATCTCCGTTTTGCATCCGTCAGTCTTCTGTTCCTGACAGAAGATCATCAGATTCCAGACTAACTGTAAATTCACCCATCAAGGCAAATTCATTTGATGGCTTTGCTCGAAATGTACATGGGGACTCACTCAACATCTATCCAAGAAACTCTGTGTCATCAACAGGACTCTGCAAGTCTGATTCCTGCTTGTATCAACGTGGCCAAACAGACCATATTACAGACATGCTGATTCACGAGACCTGGTCCAGCTCTATTGAGTCTTTAATGCGCAAAAATAAGATCATTGCAGAGCCATCAGAAGACAGTGTGGAACTGGATTCTGCAGATTCACAACCACACGTGCAGCTCTTTGCTAATCGTCTAGCAGCAGACATTGTAGAGAGTGGCAAATCTTTGCTCGGAGGTCAGCAGGAAGTGAGTGTAGCTGCTTGTCAGTCACAAGTTCCTGTTGGAGAAAAGAAAAATGGCTTTAAAGAGTCTCATCGAGAAAGTGGTGGAAACCGCCCAAGTGTGCAACATCAAGACAGTAATGTTAAATCCAACAGTTCCTCCTGCATGAGGCGAGCATGGCGAGGACAAAGGGAGGTACCGCTGATCCACATTGAAGCAGATCAAAGGGAAGATGTCTCTAAAGATGCAGGGCAGGATAGGCCCAAAGACAGAGAAGCTCCCTATCAGGTCCAGCAACAAAGCAGCAAAGAAAGCGGAACAGCAAGTAAAAGCAG TTTTGCCGTGTATCCTCTTCTCCCCCTCAGTGGTATAAAAAACAGGTGTTCATCAGAGGCCACAGATCCCTCTGCAGATGTGGAGGTGGAACGACGCTCTTTCAGCGCTAGCAGTGAGGAAAGTGTCTCAGGCAGCTGGGCCCAGATTGCCCCTGACGACGAACCCCAGGAGGAGACCACCAGTAGCTTTATCCA AAATGGGAACAGCTGTGCTTCCAGCCTTGGACTGGCAGACCTGGAGGGCTTTCCAGACTACTCAGTCGCCAACAGCCTAATCAG cgaggagagagagagaaaagtgcCACCCTACCAGGATCAGGCAGATGGTgagttatatttctttttatattGCAACACGCATACAAATACAAACTTTAAAGATATATGTTTGCAGAACAAAGAATTTCATGTAAATGCAAATTAA
- the sphkap gene encoding A-kinase anchor protein SPHKAP isoform X5 has protein sequence MLANLLNVLQNFTESNFQSSAMYEESVETHEVKTESTIGSSVSACKKVLCSNSVLDSSEYWLKNDKALCRIGFLEDQHEGSCPTICFINLDRHTSDHPDDSYIKKLASVCPELPRLIESLGVRQPKENEILLLSNLESPDSCHHDPSHPQSQRTADVCLVHCSCGHRPTQTNSVIFEINKFLIGLQSGQERQRHGRLAGQRTAEDDTNRSVSSIEEDFLTASEQLGEDSEDDPLKNDLEISAVPESVKVLRSAHTQKKSEIERDDSEDSETLCTSSNSQNLSKTHSTPSRGPSTTSKQVRRHANKSAGHFATNLAESVLQDAFIRLSQDEPSFAPEAAVSVSSISQHSDDVSNSTVEPSRARACSFELPKIVIVQSPDNSEDVTVGAEAHGTPQHDEVHKATTKRGTHPQHNPTLGQPAKPVEIALACAASIIGTITSPQVTEQLTLESGEEDEDEEGESETEQGEYSLSSAVCGMSQVVGAVAAVDLAEDSGDNEDSADMYSASIGLMSAAQASTAIPLHCSIAEGTSLEIFRANVAEVLLREASAVLTRRQSYSSVANFLETTHNKIVNGITNPRRSYQEQQEVDNITQEISDTIFQYALEKAEKKKELEGPGKDSPNIHGFLLDCVNNLVFDVLCVTSRKICDISKWNLGSFDLQEGNVSFRECDPDTKPGREALRQLQRLIEPSQAYNHGERHNSVERLSALIGKREREQKYVQERENEPKLKEPHRLTPNRVNTILVKEQSDLQGQLGRSEKSLDSTPLPSAESSPLHAPRGRVGGECERQLSLLSSSGALVALKMDPADSKTPVTCFAEDLATTVVSMATELAAICLENSSGKQPWFCALKGGSEGPEGLLLPCRTAAALRRKETQNGTAVTKKHRAPRLSEIKRKTEEQPELMERLVNRVVDETVNLDEPPCSDPFALFASEVTARIMNCPELNVVDTSKSGQSSRSRLQCERWSSRGKASSYGSIPEEDMDPSGTQNTLGPGNRLGHNLSRGSSISKQSSCESITDEFSRFMVNQMETEGRGFDLLLDYYAGKNASSILAAAVQQAASKKNGHLNVRTSSCLSKQSSTESITEEFYRFMLKDMDKENKEYSLTKTKEWSNSLLPPTPRSPFCIRQSSVPDRRSSDSRLTVNSPIKANSFDGFARNVHGDSLNIYPRNSVSSTGLCKSDSCLYQRGQTDHITDMLIHETWSSSIESLMRKNKIIAEPSEDSVELDSADSQPHVQLFANRLAADIVESGKSLLGGQQEVSVAACQSQVPVGEKKNGFKESHRESGGNRPSVQHQDSNVKSNSSSCMRRAWRGQREVPLIHIEADQREDVSKDAGQDRPKDREAPYQVQQQSSKESGTASKSSFAVYPLLPLSGIKNRCSSEATDPSADVEVERRSFSASSEESVSGSWAQIAPDDEPQEETTSSFIQLSEGEERERKVPPYQDQADGELYFFLYCNTHTNTNFKDICLQNKEFHVNAN, from the exons ATCTGCTTCATTAACCTGGACAGGCACACCTCAGATCATCCTGATGACAGCTACATTAAG AAATTGGCTTCAGTATGCCCAGAACTGCCTCGGTTAATCGAGTCTTTGGGAGTGCGGCAACCCAAAGAAAATGAGATCCTACTTCTCAGCAACCTAGAGTCACCTGACTCCTGTCATCATGACCCCAGTCACCCACAG AGCCAGAGAACTGCTGATGTCTGTCTGGTACATTGTTCCTGTGGCCATCGCCCTACCCAGACGAACAGTGTCATTTTTGAAATCAACAAGTTTCTGATTGGTCTTCAGTCAGGCCAGGAGAGGCAGCGGCATGGCCGATTGGCTGGTCAGCGGACTGCAGAGGATGACACAAACCGCTCTGTTTCATCCATCGAGGAAGACTTCCTTACTGCTTCTGAACAGCTTGGGGAAGACAGCGAGGATGACCCACTCAAAAATG ATCTTGAGATTTCTGCTGTGCCAGAGTCAGTTAAGGTGTTAAGATCAGCCCACACTCAAAAAAAGAGTGAAATAGAGAGAGATGATAGCGAAGACTCCGAAACCCTGTGCACTTCTTCCAACTCCCAGAATCTCTCGAAAACACACTCTACCCCCTCCAGAGGCCCATCCACTACCTCAAAACAAGTCCGTCGTCATGCCAACAAATCGGCCGGTCACTTTGCCACCAATCTGGCAGAGTCTGTCCTTCAAGATGCTTTTATTCGGTTGTCACAAGATGAACCTTCTTTTGCCCCGGAGGCAGCTGTGAGTGTCTCCAGTATCTCACAACACTCAGATGATGTGAGCAACTCCACTGTTGAGCCATCAAGGGCTCGAGCCTGCTCTTTCGAACTCCCTAAAATCGTGATTGTCCAGAGTCCTGACAACAGTGAGGATGTGACAGTGGGGGCAGAAGCACATGGAACACCACAGCATGATGAAGTTCATAAGGCCACAACAAAACGTGGTACTCACCCACAGCACAATCCAACACTTGGACAACCAGCTAAACCCGTGGAAATAGCATTGGCATGTGCAGCGAGCATCATTGGTACCATTACTTCCCCTCAGGTGACAGAACAGCTCACACTGGAGTCAGGAGAGGAAGATGAGGATGAAGAAGGAGAAAGTGAAACAGAACAAGGGGAGTATTCACTTTCCTCTGCAGTATGTGGAATGTCTcaggttgttggtgcagtagcTGCGGTAGATCTTGCAGAAGACTCTGGTGATAACGAAGACTCTGCAGATATGTATTCTGCCTCTATTGGACTTATGTCAGCTGCCCAAGCATCAACTGCAATACCTCTTCACTGTAGCATTGCAGAGGGTACCAGTCTTGAGATTTTTAGAGCCAATGTGGCTGAAGTTCTCCTCAGGGAAGCTTCGGCTGTACTCACACGCAGACAAAGTTATTCAAGTGTTGCAAATTTCCTTGAGACCACGCATAACAAGATAGTGAATGGAATCACAAATCCAAGAAGATCCTATCAGGAACAACAGGAGGTGGATAATATTACGCAGGAAATATCAGACACTATCTTTCAGTATGCCCTTGAGAAAGCTGAAAAGAAAAAAGAGCTTGAGGGTCCTGGAAAAGATAGTCCAAACATTCATGGTTTCCTATTGGATTGTGTAAATAATTTGGTCTTTGATGTCCTTTGTGTTACATCAAGAAAAATctgtgacatttcaaaatggaaTTTGGGGTCATTTGACTTGCAAGAAGGAAATGTCAGCTTTAGGGAATGTGATCCCGATACCAAGCCTGGTAGAGAAGCATTGAGACAATTACAGCGATTGATTGAGCCAAGCCAGGCTTATAATCATGGTGAGAGACATAACAGTGTGGAAAGGCTTTCTGCTCTCataggaaagagagagagagagcagaaatATGTTCAGGAGAGAGAAAATGAGCCAAAACTAAAAGAACCCCACAGACTTACTCCGAATAGAGTGAATACCATTTTGGTCAAAGAGCAATCTGACCTGCAAGGCCAGCTGGGTAGGAGTGAGAAAAGTTTAGACTCTACGCCGCTCCCTTCAGCTGAAAGCTCACCACTTCATGCACCACGAGGGAGGGTGGGAGGAGAGTGCGAGAGGCAGCTTTCTTTATTGTCCTCATCAGGAGCACTTGTGGCACTTAAAATGGATCCAGCAGACTCCAAAACTCCTGTCACGTGTTTCGCAGAAGACTTGGCGACCACAGTGGTCTCCATGGCGACAGAGCTAGCGGCAATATGCCTGGAGAACTCCAGCGGAAAGCAGCCATGGTTTTGCGCCTTAAAGGGTGGTTCAGAAGGTCCGGAAGGGCTGCTTCTACCCTGCCGCACAGCTGCAGCCCTCCGCCGCAAAGAGACTCAAAATGGTACTGCAGTCACAAAGAAGCACAGAGCTCCACGCCTCAGTGAAATCAAACGTAAAACTGAAGAACAGCCTGAACTCATGGAGCGCCTGGTCAACCGTGTCGTGGATGAGACTGTCAACCTAGATGAACCCCCATGTTCTGACCCATTTGCACTTTTTGCATCAGAGGTCACAGCAAGGATAATGAACTGCCCAGAATTAAATGTGGTGGACACTTCTAAGTCTGGCCAGTCATCTCGCAGTCGTTTACAGTGTGAGAGATGGAGTAGTAGAGGGAAAGCATCAAGCTATGGGAGTATTCCAGAAGAGGACATGGATCCCTCTGGAACACAGAACACTTTGGGACCAGGAAACAGACTGGGGCATAATTTGAGCAGAGGTAGCTCTATCTCCAAGCAGTCCAGCTGTGAGAGCATTACCGATGAGTTCTCTCGGTTCATGGTGAACCAGATGGAGACAGAGGGTCGTGGATTTGACCTTCTGCTGGACTACTATGCTGGAAAAAATGCCAGCAGCATCCTTGCAGCAGCTGTTCAGCAGGCTGCCAGTAAAAAAAACGGACACCTCAATGTGCGGACATCATCTTGTCTTTCTAAGCAATCCAGCACAGAGAGTATTACAGAGGAATTTTACCGCTTCATGCTGAAAGACATGGACAAGGAGAACAAGGAGTACAGCCTGACCAAGACCAAAGAGTGGAGTAATAGTCTCTTACCCCCAACCCCCAGATCTCCGTTTTGCATCCGTCAGTCTTCTGTTCCTGACAGAAGATCATCAGATTCCAGACTAACTGTAAATTCACCCATCAAGGCAAATTCATTTGATGGCTTTGCTCGAAATGTACATGGGGACTCACTCAACATCTATCCAAGAAACTCTGTGTCATCAACAGGACTCTGCAAGTCTGATTCCTGCTTGTATCAACGTGGCCAAACAGACCATATTACAGACATGCTGATTCACGAGACCTGGTCCAGCTCTATTGAGTCTTTAATGCGCAAAAATAAGATCATTGCAGAGCCATCAGAAGACAGTGTGGAACTGGATTCTGCAGATTCACAACCACACGTGCAGCTCTTTGCTAATCGTCTAGCAGCAGACATTGTAGAGAGTGGCAAATCTTTGCTCGGAGGTCAGCAGGAAGTGAGTGTAGCTGCTTGTCAGTCACAAGTTCCTGTTGGAGAAAAGAAAAATGGCTTTAAAGAGTCTCATCGAGAAAGTGGTGGAAACCGCCCAAGTGTGCAACATCAAGACAGTAATGTTAAATCCAACAGTTCCTCCTGCATGAGGCGAGCATGGCGAGGACAAAGGGAGGTACCGCTGATCCACATTGAAGCAGATCAAAGGGAAGATGTCTCTAAAGATGCAGGGCAGGATAGGCCCAAAGACAGAGAAGCTCCCTATCAGGTCCAGCAACAAAGCAGCAAAGAAAGCGGAACAGCAAGTAAAAGCAG TTTTGCCGTGTATCCTCTTCTCCCCCTCAGTGGTATAAAAAACAGGTGTTCATCAGAGGCCACAGATCCCTCTGCAGATGTGGAGGTGGAACGACGCTCTTTCAGCGCTAGCAGTGAGGAAAGTGTCTCAGGCAGCTGGGCCCAGATTGCCCCTGACGACGAACCCCAGGAGGAGACCACCAGTAGCTTTATCCAGTTAAGCGAGGG cgaggagagagagagaaaagtgcCACCCTACCAGGATCAGGCAGATGGTgagttatatttctttttatattGCAACACGCATACAAATACAAACTTTAAAGATATATGTTTGCAGAACAAAGAATTTCATGTAAATGCAAATTAA